A genome region from Nocardiopsis exhalans includes the following:
- a CDS encoding GntR family transcriptional regulator: MRIATPKPKYVQVADLLRDAINSSDYPPGSMLPSQPQLAKEFGISQTLVSKAVRVLAREGLVHTTPTGSRVRAVPLMPRYATRRSSSAFREAGGAHGAFEAEVRRFGLTPRVDLSEVGRAECPDEAAGVLKIEPGVDVAIRRRHMFADDHPVLIATSYVPWELAEGTAILEEDTGTGGIYSRLAELGHEPVRFIESVRVRTPWPGEAEFLKISGEQQVLRVRRVAIDAQGVPVEVNIQVLPPQYWELHYEWESD, translated from the coding sequence ATGCGGATCGCAACGCCCAAACCGAAGTATGTGCAGGTGGCTGACCTGCTGCGGGACGCGATCAACAGCTCGGACTATCCGCCGGGCTCTATGCTGCCGAGCCAGCCGCAGCTGGCCAAGGAGTTCGGGATCTCTCAGACCCTGGTCAGCAAGGCCGTGCGGGTGTTGGCCCGGGAAGGGCTGGTTCACACCACGCCGACCGGGTCACGGGTACGGGCCGTTCCACTGATGCCCAGGTACGCGACACGTCGCTCCAGCTCGGCCTTTCGTGAAGCCGGCGGAGCCCATGGGGCCTTCGAGGCGGAGGTCCGACGGTTCGGCCTGACGCCGAGGGTCGATCTCAGCGAAGTTGGCAGGGCCGAGTGCCCCGATGAAGCTGCCGGAGTGCTCAAAATTGAACCAGGCGTCGACGTGGCGATTCGGCGACGGCACATGTTCGCTGATGACCACCCGGTGCTGATCGCCACCTCTTACGTGCCCTGGGAACTAGCGGAGGGCACCGCGATCCTTGAGGAAGATACCGGCACCGGCGGTATCTACTCCCGGCTCGCGGAGCTGGGGCACGAACCCGTGCGCTTCATCGAATCCGTGCGGGTGCGGACTCCCTGGCCAGGCGAGGCCGAGTTCCTCAAGATCAGTGGGGAACAGCAGGTGCTCCGGGTTCGGCGGGTCGCGATCGACGCACAGGGTGTACCGGTGGAGGTCAACATCCAGGTGTTGCCGCCGCAGTACTGGGAGTTGCACTACGAGTGGGAGAGTGATTAG